One Mycobacterium sp. SMC-4 DNA window includes the following coding sequences:
- a CDS encoding adenylate/guanylate cyclase domain-containing protein, whose product MAEDVDPEVAGLLDGLDGPARRERAELISWLLERGVSIDQIRTNPSPMLLASRKLIGDDGRYISAREAAENARVDLDLFERIQHAMGLPRVEEADAKVFLRADAEAAKFTRDFLDAGIDADELVQITRLLGDGLARAAEAMRHAALAAVIQPGATELEIAKASESLVSSLAPLLGPMIQNVLLLQLRHAIETEAVSASERAEGQHLPGAREVSIAFADLVGFTRLGEVVPPEDLERLSQRLADMTREVAAPPVRFIKTIGDEVMLVSTDPVPLLEAVLALVDATNEDDDFPRLRVGLACGMAVSRSGDWFGSPVNLAARVTGAARPGSVLVAESARDAIGDDTRFSWSFAGARRLKGIKSDVKLFRARRADA is encoded by the coding sequence GTGGCCGAAGACGTCGATCCCGAGGTGGCCGGACTGCTCGACGGGCTCGACGGCCCCGCGCGCCGGGAACGTGCCGAGCTGATCAGCTGGTTGCTCGAGCGCGGCGTCAGCATCGATCAGATCCGGACCAACCCGTCGCCGATGCTGCTGGCATCGCGCAAGCTGATCGGCGACGACGGTCGTTACATCTCGGCGCGCGAGGCCGCCGAGAACGCGCGGGTGGACCTCGATCTGTTCGAGCGGATCCAGCACGCCATGGGGCTGCCCCGGGTCGAGGAAGCCGACGCGAAGGTGTTTCTGCGCGCCGACGCCGAGGCCGCGAAGTTCACCCGCGATTTCCTCGACGCCGGAATCGACGCCGACGAGCTGGTGCAGATCACCAGGCTGCTCGGTGATGGGCTTGCGCGTGCTGCCGAGGCGATGCGCCACGCCGCGCTGGCGGCTGTGATCCAGCCCGGGGCAACCGAACTGGAGATCGCCAAGGCCTCTGAGTCGCTGGTCTCGTCGTTGGCGCCGCTGCTGGGCCCGATGATCCAGAACGTGTTGCTGCTGCAGTTGCGCCACGCCATCGAAACCGAGGCAGTCAGTGCCAGTGAACGGGCCGAAGGTCAGCATCTGCCCGGGGCCCGGGAGGTCAGCATCGCTTTCGCCGACCTGGTCGGGTTCACCCGGCTCGGTGAGGTCGTGCCCCCGGAGGATCTGGAGCGGTTGTCGCAACGGTTGGCCGATATGACTCGTGAGGTCGCCGCGCCGCCGGTGCGGTTCATCAAGACGATCGGTGACGAGGTCATGCTGGTCAGCACCGACCCGGTGCCACTACTGGAGGCCGTCCTGGCCCTGGTCGATGCCACCAACGAGGACGACGACTTCCCGCGGCTACGCGTCGGACTGGCCTGCGGGATGGCGGTGAGCCGGTCGGGGGATTGGTTCGGCAGTCCGGTCAACCTCGCCGCCCGGGTCACCGGCGCCGCACGGCCCGGTTCGGTGCTGGTGGCCGAATCGGCACGCGACGCGATCGGCGACGACACGCGCTTCTCGTGGTCGTTCGCCGGCGCGCGCCGGCTCAAGGGCATCAAGTCCGACGTCAAGCTGTTTCGGGCGCGGCGCGCGGACGCCTAA
- a CDS encoding DNA-deoxyinosine glycosylase, translated as MTSPTLHSFAPLVAPGAQMLILGNMPGVASLAAQQYYAFGRNAFWRITGELFGFDHQAPYDDRVAALTGAGVAVWDVLRSCRRQGSLDSSVQPDSMVANDFAALFTRYPTISQVYFNGAAAEKNYRRLVAVSHPLRFHRLPSTSPAQTMHFDDKLAAWRAGIGQGLA; from the coding sequence ATGACGTCACCGACGCTGCACAGCTTCGCGCCGCTCGTCGCGCCCGGAGCGCAGATGCTGATCTTGGGGAACATGCCGGGAGTAGCGTCGCTGGCGGCCCAGCAGTACTACGCCTTCGGCCGCAACGCGTTCTGGCGGATCACCGGTGAACTCTTCGGCTTCGACCACCAAGCCCCCTACGATGATCGGGTCGCCGCGTTGACCGGCGCCGGGGTCGCAGTCTGGGATGTCCTGCGGTCATGCCGACGGCAGGGCAGCCTGGACTCATCGGTTCAACCAGACAGCATGGTGGCCAACGACTTCGCAGCGCTGTTCACCAGGTATCCGACGATCAGCCAGGTGTACTTCAACGGTGCGGCCGCCGAGAAGAACTACCGACGGCTGGTCGCGGTGTCCCATCCGCTGCGATTCCATCGGCTGCCGTCCACCAGCCCCGCCCAGACCATGCACTTCGACGACAAGTTGGCAGCCTGGCGGGCCGGTATCGGCCAGGGATTAGCGTGA
- a CDS encoding HIT family protein, with the protein MSCVFCAIVGGDAPAIRIHEDDDYLALLDIRPFTRGHTLVIPKRHTVDLTDTPPATLTRMTEIGQRIALAARVSGLHADGNNLVLNDGKAAFQSVFHIHLHVVPRRDGDKFSFAKGMLLRRDADREETGRILRAALARLDTTGQD; encoded by the coding sequence ATGTCCTGTGTGTTCTGCGCCATCGTCGGCGGCGATGCTCCGGCCATCCGGATCCACGAAGACGACGACTACCTTGCTCTGCTCGACATCAGGCCGTTCACCCGCGGCCACACGCTGGTGATCCCGAAACGCCACACCGTCGATCTCACCGACACGCCGCCGGCGACACTGACCCGGATGACCGAGATCGGCCAGCGCATCGCGCTGGCCGCCCGGGTCTCGGGACTGCACGCCGACGGCAACAACCTCGTCCTCAACGACGGCAAGGCGGCGTTCCAGTCGGTGTTCCACATTCACCTGCACGTCGTGCCACGCCGCGACGGCGACAAGTTCTCCTTCGCCAAGGGAATGCTGCTGCGCCGCGACGCCGACCGCGAGGAGACCGGGCGGATTCTGCGCGCGGCACTGGCGCGACTGGACACCACCGGCCAGGATTGA
- a CDS encoding nitroreductase family deazaflavin-dependent oxidoreductase gives MSVAQWVEQNVGYRLLMLHDALYQRTNGLVGHRIPLPGVPPSLLLHTVGAKTGKARTTTLSYFPDRGDYLVVASKGGDPKAPGWYHNLKADPNIEINLGTRRLKVSATPVHADDPDYARMWALVNAQNSNRYNGYQKRTSRPIPIVRLTPRP, from the coding sequence ATGAGTGTTGCGCAGTGGGTCGAACAAAACGTCGGATACCGGCTGTTGATGCTGCATGACGCGCTTTACCAGCGCACGAACGGCCTTGTCGGCCATCGGATTCCGCTGCCGGGCGTACCACCGAGCCTGTTGTTGCACACAGTGGGCGCCAAGACCGGAAAGGCGCGCACCACCACACTGTCCTACTTTCCGGACCGAGGCGACTACCTGGTGGTCGCGTCCAAGGGCGGGGACCCGAAGGCCCCCGGCTGGTACCACAACCTCAAGGCCGACCCGAACATCGAGATCAACCTCGGGACCCGGCGGCTGAAAGTCAGCGCGACCCCGGTGCATGCCGACGACCCCGACTATGCCCGGATGTGGGCGCTGGTCAACGCACAGAACTCGAACCGCTACAACGGGTACCAGAAGCGGACCAGCCGCCCGATCCCGATTGTGCGGCTCACCCCGCGGCCCTAG
- a CDS encoding LLM class flavin-dependent oxidoreductase: protein MRLSVLDLVPVRSDQTTADALAATTRLAQVADGLGYTRYWVAEHHNMPSVAATSPPVLIAHLAAHTTALRLGSGGVMLPNHAPLAVAEQFALLEAAHPGRIDLGIGRAPGSDPVTSMALRGAAGRDDRDIEAFPDYLDDVVALMSSNGVRVPLPRDLMRDNYVLKATPAAVTEPRLWLLGSSMYSARLAAAKGLPYVFAHHFSGQGTEEALRLYRDDFRPSESTPEPVTFLTVNAVVAATGDEAMRLILPNLQMMARLRTGQPLGPLDLVEDAEAQQLSARAQAIVQAGLHQAVVGSPEQAAEQLHALAERFAVDEVMVHPVASAHRGVDPATAPAREVTLELLAKAVF from the coding sequence ATGCGTCTTTCTGTACTCGACCTCGTCCCCGTCCGGTCCGACCAGACGACCGCCGACGCCCTGGCTGCCACGACGCGGCTCGCCCAGGTCGCCGATGGGCTCGGCTACACCCGGTACTGGGTGGCCGAGCACCACAACATGCCCTCGGTCGCCGCGACCAGCCCGCCGGTGTTGATCGCCCACCTGGCCGCGCACACGACGGCGCTGCGACTGGGTTCCGGTGGGGTGATGCTGCCCAACCATGCGCCGCTGGCGGTCGCCGAGCAGTTCGCGCTGCTGGAGGCTGCTCATCCCGGCCGCATCGATCTCGGCATCGGTCGTGCCCCGGGTTCGGATCCGGTCACCTCGATGGCGCTGCGCGGCGCTGCAGGGCGTGACGATCGCGACATCGAAGCCTTCCCCGACTACCTCGACGATGTCGTCGCGCTGATGAGCAGCAACGGAGTGCGGGTCCCGTTGCCGCGTGACCTGATGCGCGACAACTACGTCCTCAAGGCCACACCGGCCGCGGTCACCGAACCCAGGCTGTGGCTGCTCGGTTCGTCGATGTACTCAGCGCGGCTGGCCGCGGCCAAGGGGTTGCCGTACGTGTTCGCCCACCACTTTTCCGGGCAAGGCACCGAAGAGGCCCTACGGCTGTACCGCGACGACTTCCGGCCCAGCGAGTCAACCCCTGAACCGGTGACCTTCCTGACCGTCAACGCGGTGGTGGCCGCGACCGGCGACGAGGCGATGCGGCTGATCCTGCCGAACCTGCAGATGATGGCCAGGCTGCGGACCGGTCAGCCGCTGGGCCCGCTCGACCTCGTCGAAGACGCCGAAGCCCAGCAGCTCAGCGCTCGGGCGCAGGCGATCGTCCAGGCCGGGCTACACCAAGCGGTGGTGGGCTCGCCCGAGCAAGCGGCTGAGCAACTGCACGCACTGGCCGAAAGGTTCGCCGTCGATGAGGTGATGGTCCACCCGGTGGCCTCGGCCCACCGCGGTGTGGACCCGGCGACGGCCCCGGCCCGGGAAGTCACTCTCGAACTGTTGGCAAAGGCGGTGTTCTAG
- a CDS encoding uracil-DNA glycosylase yields MLPHPRIGGAFCSPVRPGSGWPGDPATPRTAVATTPADVAAMAAGVRTLRQVDAAVSVCRACPRLVAWREQVAADKRKSYADQPYWGRPAPGFGAARPRIWVLGLAPAAHGANRTGRVFTGDRSGDFLYASLHRSGLANQELCVDSADGLVLHDVRVVASVRCAPPANAPTPAERSACAPWLDAEWRLTEADVRVIVALGGFAWQVGLAMIRRHGGTVGVPAPKFGHGVTATLSTPRGPVQLLGCFHPSQQNTFTGRLTPSMMDDVFATARQLAITAR; encoded by the coding sequence ATGCTGCCGCACCCGCGCATTGGAGGCGCGTTCTGCTCACCGGTGCGGCCCGGCTCGGGCTGGCCCGGGGACCCGGCCACGCCACGGACTGCGGTGGCGACGACGCCGGCTGACGTGGCGGCCATGGCCGCAGGTGTGCGCACACTCCGCCAGGTCGACGCCGCGGTGTCGGTATGCCGGGCCTGTCCGCGGCTGGTGGCGTGGCGCGAACAGGTCGCCGCCGACAAGCGCAAGTCCTACGCCGACCAGCCGTACTGGGGGCGGCCGGCACCCGGCTTCGGTGCGGCCCGGCCCCGGATCTGGGTGCTCGGTCTCGCCCCGGCCGCTCACGGCGCCAACCGCACCGGACGGGTGTTCACCGGGGACCGCTCCGGCGACTTCCTGTACGCGTCGCTGCACCGCAGCGGGCTGGCCAACCAGGAGCTCTGTGTCGACAGCGCCGATGGCCTGGTGCTCCATGATGTTCGGGTGGTCGCGTCGGTGCGCTGCGCGCCGCCGGCCAACGCGCCCACCCCCGCCGAGCGCAGCGCCTGTGCGCCCTGGCTGGACGCCGAATGGCGATTGACCGAGGCTGATGTCCGGGTGATCGTCGCGCTCGGCGGATTCGCGTGGCAGGTCGGGTTGGCGATGATCCGGCGCCATGGGGGCACCGTCGGCGTCCCGGCGCCGAAGTTCGGCCACGGTGTGACCGCAACGCTGAGCACACCCCGCGGCCCGGTGCAGCTGCTGGGTTGCTTTCACCCCAGCCAGCAGAACACCTTCACCGGTCGGCTGACCCCGTCGATGATGGACGACGTCTTCGCCACCGCCCGCCAGTTGGCGATTACGGCGCGCTAA
- a CDS encoding MFS transporter, producing MITGERGPILLILSAALMAGAGNGISIIAFPWLVLQRNGSALEASVVAMAGTLPLLVATVFAGAAVDYLGRRRVSMISDLLSGLSVAAVPVIALAFGVEAVNVAVLAALGAVFDPAGMTARETMLPEAAVHAGWTLDKANSYYEAVFNLAYIVGPGIGGLLIATLGGVNTMWVTAATFAVSIGLIAALRLAGAGVPDRSELPEHVWAGIVEGLRFVWNLRVLRVLALIDLVVVGLYMPMESVLFPKYFTDRDEPAQLGWVLMALSLGGLIGALGYAVTSRYISRRVTMIAAVLTLGATMTVIAFLPPLPVILVMAVIGGFAYGPIQPIYNFVMQTRAPQHLRGRVVGVMGSLAYAAGPLGLIVAGPLADSAGLHTTFLALSVPMLLLGLVAAFLPALRDLDEPVPPPA from the coding sequence ATGATCACCGGCGAACGCGGGCCCATCCTGCTGATACTGTCCGCGGCGCTGATGGCCGGTGCGGGCAACGGCATCTCGATCATCGCGTTCCCGTGGCTGGTACTGCAGCGCAACGGTTCGGCGCTGGAAGCCTCTGTGGTGGCGATGGCCGGCACGCTGCCGCTGCTGGTCGCCACCGTGTTCGCCGGCGCCGCGGTGGACTACCTGGGCAGGCGCCGGGTCTCGATGATCTCGGATCTGCTCTCCGGGCTCTCGGTGGCCGCGGTACCGGTGATCGCGCTGGCCTTCGGCGTCGAGGCGGTCAACGTCGCGGTGCTGGCCGCGCTGGGAGCGGTCTTCGACCCGGCCGGCATGACCGCGCGCGAGACGATGCTGCCCGAAGCCGCGGTGCACGCCGGCTGGACGCTGGACAAAGCCAACAGCTACTACGAAGCGGTCTTCAACCTGGCCTACATCGTGGGCCCGGGTATCGGTGGGCTGCTGATCGCCACGCTCGGTGGGGTGAACACGATGTGGGTCACCGCAGCGACGTTCGCGGTGTCGATCGGGTTGATCGCGGCGCTGCGATTGGCAGGTGCCGGAGTACCCGACCGCAGCGAACTGCCTGAGCACGTGTGGGCCGGGATCGTCGAAGGGCTGCGCTTCGTCTGGAACCTGCGGGTGCTGCGGGTGCTGGCGCTGATCGACCTGGTGGTCGTCGGGTTGTACATGCCGATGGAGAGCGTGTTGTTCCCGAAGTACTTCACCGACCGCGACGAGCCCGCACAGCTGGGCTGGGTGTTGATGGCGTTGTCGCTGGGTGGACTGATCGGGGCACTGGGTTACGCGGTGACCTCTCGCTATATCAGCCGGCGCGTCACGATGATCGCCGCGGTGCTGACCCTGGGCGCCACCATGACGGTCATCGCGTTCCTGCCTCCGCTCCCGGTCATCCTGGTGATGGCCGTGATCGGTGGGTTCGCCTACGGCCCGATCCAGCCGATCTACAACTTCGTGATGCAGACGCGGGCCCCACAACACCTGCGCGGACGCGTCGTCGGGGTGATGGGGTCGCTGGCTTACGCCGCCGGACCGCTGGGCCTGATCGTGGCCGGCCCGCTGGCGGACTCGGCCGGGCTGCACACGACCTTTCTGGCGTTGTCGGTTCCGATGCTGCTGCTGGGACTGGTCGCGGCATTCCTGCCGGCGCTGCGCGATCTCGACGAGCCGGTGCCGCCGCCCGCATAG
- a CDS encoding FAD-binding oxidoreductase: MVITDPDIVASYRQDRAADPGAGTPLAVVRPRHTEDVQQVLRWACAHRIAVVPRGMGTGLSGGATALDGGIVLSTEKMRDITVDPVTRTAVVQPGLLNAEVKKAVAEYGLWYPPDPSSFEICSIGGNVATNAGGLCCVKYGVTTDYVLGLQVVLADGTAVRLGGPRLKDAAGLPLTKLFVGSEGTLGVVTEVTVKLLPAQHRGATVVSTFDSVSAACDAVVSITGRIRPSMLEFMDSVAINAVEDKLKMGLDRTAAAMLVASSDDRGAAGTEDVEFMAAVFTEHGATEVFSTSDPDEGEAFVAARRFAIPAVEAKGSLLLEDVGVPLPALAELVSGVDKIAADRDVVISVIAHAGDGNTHPLIVFDPADSAMHQRAQLAFGEIMDLAVGLGGTITGEHGVGRLKRPWLAGQLGPEVMELNRRIKAALDPDGILNPGAGF; this comes from the coding sequence ATGGTGATCACCGACCCCGACATCGTGGCGTCCTATCGGCAGGATCGCGCCGCCGACCCCGGTGCCGGCACACCGCTGGCGGTGGTTCGGCCACGTCACACCGAGGACGTGCAGCAGGTGCTGCGCTGGGCCTGCGCGCACCGGATCGCGGTGGTCCCGCGCGGCATGGGCACCGGGCTCTCTGGTGGCGCCACAGCTCTGGACGGCGGAATCGTGTTGTCTACCGAGAAGATGCGCGACATCACCGTCGACCCGGTCACCCGAACCGCGGTGGTGCAGCCGGGGCTGCTCAACGCCGAGGTGAAGAAGGCGGTCGCCGAGTACGGGCTGTGGTACCCGCCGGACCCGTCGTCGTTCGAGATATGCAGCATCGGCGGCAACGTCGCAACCAACGCCGGTGGCCTGTGCTGCGTGAAATACGGGGTGACCACCGATTACGTACTGGGGTTGCAGGTGGTGCTTGCCGACGGCACCGCGGTGCGCCTCGGTGGTCCACGCCTGAAGGACGCCGCAGGACTGCCGTTGACGAAGTTGTTCGTCGGCAGCGAGGGCACCCTCGGAGTGGTGACCGAGGTGACGGTCAAGTTGCTGCCGGCCCAGCACCGGGGCGCCACCGTGGTGTCGACGTTCGATTCGGTGAGCGCCGCCTGTGACGCGGTGGTCAGCATCACCGGCAGGATCCGGCCCTCGATGCTGGAATTCATGGACTCGGTGGCGATCAACGCCGTCGAGGACAAGCTGAAGATGGGCCTGGACCGCACCGCGGCGGCCATGCTGGTCGCGTCCTCCGACGACCGCGGCGCCGCCGGCACCGAAGACGTCGAGTTCATGGCGGCGGTGTTCACCGAACACGGTGCCACAGAGGTGTTTTCGACATCCGACCCGGACGAGGGCGAAGCCTTCGTCGCTGCCCGCCGGTTCGCGATCCCGGCAGTGGAGGCCAAGGGCTCACTGCTCCTCGAAGACGTCGGGGTTCCGCTGCCCGCTCTGGCGGAGCTGGTCAGCGGTGTGGACAAGATCGCCGCCGACCGCGATGTGGTGATCTCGGTCATCGCCCATGCCGGGGACGGCAACACCCACCCGCTGATCGTCTTCGATCCGGCTGATTCGGCGATGCACCAGCGGGCCCAGCTGGCGTTCGGCGAGATCATGGATCTGGCTGTCGGGTTGGGCGGGACCATCACCGGCGAACACGGTGTCGGACGCCTGAAGCGACCCTGGCTGGCCGGTCAGCTCGGCCCCGAGGTCATGGAGCTCAACCGTCGGATCAAGGCCGCGCTGGACCCCGACGGCATTCTCAACCCAGGCGCCGGCTTCTAG
- a CDS encoding ABC transporter ATP-binding protein: protein MIGTLLRLLPDDRRGQVGGYAALTLLSVLLRAGATVLLIPLLAALFGDAPAQAWPWLGWLTAVTLIGWVVDTSTARKGFELGFAVLDRAQHDMADALPDVTLSWFDQQNTATARQAIAATGPELVGLVVNLLTPLIGAVLLPAAISLALLFVSVPLGLAALAGVAVLFGALWLSGRFSRTADAVADQTNAALTERIIEFARTQQALRAARRVEPARSLVGGALQAQHGAGLRLLTMQIPGQLLFSVASQLALILFAGMTAWLTVRGELGVTEAVALIVVLARYLEPFAVVSELAPAIESIRATLDRIRSVLDAPKLSVGTRSRTDENGAAAITFEDVSFGYGDQRVLDRMSFTLSPGSTTAIVGPSGSGKSTILALIAGLHEPQAGRVLIDGVDLAALEPDARRGAVSVVFQHPYLFDGALRDNVVAGDPTADAAAVSTAMRLARVDELTARLPDGEATLVGEAGAALSGGERQRVSIARALLKPAPVLLVDEATSALDTENEAAVVDALTADPRPRTRVIVAHRLASIRHADRVLFVEDGRVVEDGTIDELLSAGGRFEQFWGQQQAASNWQIGTGS, encoded by the coding sequence ATGATCGGGACTCTGCTGCGGTTGCTGCCCGACGACCGTCGTGGCCAGGTCGGCGGATACGCTGCGCTGACCCTGCTTTCGGTGCTGCTGCGCGCCGGCGCGACGGTGCTGTTGATCCCGCTGCTGGCCGCGCTTTTCGGCGACGCGCCCGCGCAGGCCTGGCCATGGCTGGGCTGGTTGACCGCGGTGACGCTCATCGGATGGGTGGTCGACACCTCCACTGCGAGGAAGGGATTCGAACTCGGGTTCGCGGTGCTCGACCGGGCCCAGCACGACATGGCGGACGCGCTGCCCGACGTCACGCTTAGCTGGTTCGACCAGCAGAACACCGCGACCGCGCGGCAGGCGATCGCCGCGACCGGGCCGGAACTGGTCGGTTTGGTGGTCAACCTGTTGACCCCGTTGATCGGTGCCGTGCTGCTGCCGGCGGCGATCAGCCTGGCGCTGCTGTTCGTGTCGGTGCCGCTCGGGCTGGCTGCGCTGGCCGGGGTGGCGGTGCTGTTCGGTGCGCTGTGGCTGTCCGGCCGGTTCAGTCGCACCGCTGACGCGGTGGCCGACCAGACCAATGCGGCGTTGACCGAACGCATCATCGAGTTCGCGCGCACCCAGCAGGCCCTGCGCGCGGCCCGCCGGGTCGAACCGGCGCGCAGCCTGGTGGGCGGTGCCCTGCAAGCCCAGCACGGCGCCGGCCTGCGGCTGCTGACCATGCAGATTCCCGGTCAGCTGTTGTTCAGTGTGGCCAGTCAGCTGGCGTTGATCCTGTTCGCGGGGATGACCGCCTGGTTGACCGTGCGCGGCGAGCTCGGTGTCACCGAAGCGGTCGCGCTGATCGTGGTGTTGGCCCGCTACCTGGAACCGTTCGCGGTGGTCAGCGAACTCGCCCCGGCCATCGAGTCGATCCGCGCCACCCTCGACCGGATCCGCAGCGTGCTCGATGCCCCCAAGCTGAGCGTCGGTACCCGATCGCGCACCGACGAGAACGGCGCAGCAGCAATCACTTTCGAGGATGTCAGCTTCGGCTACGGCGACCAACGGGTGCTGGACCGGATGAGTTTCACTTTGTCGCCCGGCTCCACCACGGCGATCGTCGGGCCCTCGGGCTCAGGCAAGAGCACCATCCTGGCGCTGATCGCCGGTCTGCACGAGCCGCAGGCCGGCCGGGTGCTCATCGACGGCGTCGACCTGGCGGCGCTGGAGCCCGATGCCCGCCGCGGTGCGGTCAGCGTGGTGTTCCAGCACCCATATCTGTTCGACGGTGCGTTGCGCGACAACGTCGTCGCCGGCGATCCCACCGCTGATGCCGCCGCGGTCTCGACGGCCATGCGGTTGGCGAGGGTGGACGAACTGACCGCGCGGCTACCCGACGGGGAAGCCACCCTGGTCGGGGAAGCCGGAGCGGCCCTGTCGGGTGGCGAGCGGCAGCGGGTCAGCATCGCGCGAGCGCTGCTCAAGCCGGCCCCGGTACTACTCGTCGACGAGGCGACCAGCGCGCTGGACACCGAGAACGAGGCCGCCGTCGTCGACGCGCTGACCGCCGATCCGCGTCCCCGCACCCGCGTCATCGTCGCGCACCGGCTGGCCAGCATCCGCCACGCCGACCGGGTGCTGTTCGTCGAGGACGGGCGGGTGGTCGAGGACGGGACGATCGACGAACTGCTCTCTGCGGGAGGGCGATTCGAGCAGTTCTGGGGTCAGCAGCAGGCCGCCTCGAACTGGCAGATCGGCACCGGCAGCTGA